The following are encoded in a window of Mycobacterium vicinigordonae genomic DNA:
- the yidD gene encoding membrane protein insertion efficiency factor YidD produces the protein MSVTAWAPARTVRSAGRVGTSMARFLIYLIQLYRHMVSPLRPASCRFVPTCSQYAVDALAEYGVARGSWLTVVRLAKCGPWHSGGWDPIPERHECRMDVDVVDEAANECAATQGESESFV, from the coding sequence GTGAGTGTCACGGCGTGGGCTCCGGCGCGGACGGTCCGATCCGCCGGCCGGGTCGGCACGTCGATGGCACGTTTCCTGATCTATCTGATCCAGCTGTATCGGCATATGGTCTCGCCGTTGCGGCCGGCGTCGTGCCGGTTTGTTCCGACCTGTAGTCAATATGCCGTCGATGCCCTTGCCGAGTACGGCGTGGCTCGGGGGAGTTGGCTGACGGTGGTCAGGCTGGCTAAATGCGGTCCGTGGCATTCGGGCGGTTGGGATCCGATTCCGGAACGCCACGAGTGCCGCATGGACGTCGATGTCGTCGATGAAGCCGCGAACGAATGCGCGGCAACCCAAGGGGAGAGTGAATCGTTTGTTTGA